One window of Cydia pomonella isolate Wapato2018A chromosome 5, ilCydPomo1, whole genome shotgun sequence genomic DNA carries:
- the LOC133518486 gene encoding uncharacterized protein LOC133518486 isoform X1 produces MSCINYPKIRMYWNRKWALDIIAKAMARNRFLTLRQSLKLVFDNDVTEEMRAADHLWKVRPIINRVLEGCHRQERQQNIAIDEMIIPLKGTSPIKQYCLNKPNPTGIKIVALVNPNGMICDFVTYQGENNLAEEIVLFLTRTLVPGHVLYFNRYFTTVELARELNQNGFKCVGAIKKSRLPKEVKSELISDKTLATKQGSHDVLVSSDGELAITKWHDNKSSLYLSTIYAAESIGIRKRYDRKKRRTVPIPRPEVAREYRSNMSGVNLTERLLASCYSKTRMNKWTLRFILHFIDLAVSNSWIKYKKEMQTLQVSGHKIYQLWEFKRLIGEQLIESSLNNDSDGDGEESYVANKRVWRPLAPLPSKVKRTQGNAHMPEVGTVQRCRNRGCEMKTTISCVTCNMHLCLTRKRNCFKQFHTDGSC; encoded by the coding sequence ATGTCTTGCATAAATTATCCTAAAATAAGGATGTATTGGAACCGAAAATGGGCTTTAGATATCATAGCAAAAGCTATGGCGCGAAATCGCTTCTTAACATTGAGACAATCTTTAAAATTAGTATTTGACAACGATGTTACTGAGGAAATGAGGGCTGCGGATCATTTATGGAAAGTGAGGCCAATAATAAATAGGGTTCTAGAAGGATGTCACAGGCAGGAGAGACAACAGAATATTGCTATTGATGAAATGATTATTCCCTTAAAAGGAACCTCTCCGATCAAGCAGTACTGCCTGAATAAACCTAACCCTACCGGCATCAAAATTGTAGCCCTGGTAAATCCAAATGGTATGATTTGCGACTTTGTCACATACCAAGGGGAAAATAACTTGGCTGAAGAAATAGTGCTGTTTTTGACAAGAACTCTTGTGCCGGGACATGTTCTgtattttaataggtatttcaCAACTGTTGAATTGGCTAGAGAGCTAAACCAAAATGGTTTCAAATGTGTCGGAGCAATCAAGAAAAGTCGTCTGCCAAAGGAAGTAAAATCCGAGCTGATTAGTGACAAAACATTAGCGACAAAACAGGGAAGCCATGATGTCCTAGTCAGTTCGGATGGTGAGTTAGCTATAACCAAGTGGCATGATAATAAGTCGTCATTATATTTATCAACGATATATGCGGCTGAAAGCATTGGTATACGTAAACGTTATGACAGGAAGAAACGCAGAACTGTACCCATACCGAGACCAGAAGTGGCCAGGGAATACAGGTCTAACATGAGCGGTGTGAATCTCACCGAAAGACTACTAGCTTCATGTTACTCTAAGACGAGAATGAACAAGTGGACCCTCCGGTTCATACTTCATTTCATCGACTTAGCCGTCTCTAATTCATGgataaagtacaaaaaagaAATGCAAACGCTACAAGTATCAGGTCACAAAATATACCAATTGTGGGAATTTAAGAGACTCATAGGGGAGCAGTTGATAGAATCTAGTTTAAACAATGATTCTGACGGGGATGGTGAAGAAAGTTATGTTGCCAATAAAAGAGTGTGGCGCCCTTTGGCACCATTGCCATCTAAAGTGAAAAGGACTCAAGGAAATGCGCATATGCCAGAAGTAGGCACAGTGCAACGTTGCAGAAATAGGGGTTGTGAAATGAAAACCACTATAAGTTGTGTAACATGTAATATGCATCTCTGTCTTACTCGTAAGAGAAATTGTTTTAAACAGTTTCATACAGACGGGAGCTGTTAA